In Kineococcus mangrovi, the following are encoded in one genomic region:
- a CDS encoding sigma-70 family RNA polymerase sigma factor: MTGADEDLVRALHDEHAGALWAYVVSLTGDRVNAHDVVQETLLRAWRHPESLDPARGSTRAWLFTVARRLVIDDWRSARNRRESVHADLPERAVLDESEQVLQQWVLAQALTRLSGEHRAVLRECYFAGRSVADAARSLGIPPGTVKSRTHYALMNLRLALQEMGVTHR, from the coding sequence GTGACCGGTGCCGACGAGGACCTCGTGCGCGCCCTGCACGACGAGCACGCCGGCGCCCTGTGGGCGTACGTGGTCTCCCTCACCGGCGACCGCGTCAACGCCCACGACGTCGTCCAGGAGACGCTGCTGCGCGCCTGGCGCCACCCCGAGTCCCTCGACCCCGCCCGCGGCTCCACCCGCGCCTGGCTGTTCACCGTCGCCCGCCGCCTCGTCATCGACGACTGGCGCTCGGCGCGCAACCGCCGCGAGAGCGTGCACGCCGACCTGCCCGAGCGCGCCGTCCTCGACGAGTCCGAGCAGGTCCTGCAGCAGTGGGTCCTCGCCCAGGCCCTGACCCGACTCTCCGGCGAGCACCGCGCCGTCCTGCGCGAGTGCTACTTCGCCGGCCGCTCCGTCGCCGACGCCGCCCGCAGCCTCGGCATACCCCCCGGAACCGTGAAGTCCCGCACCCACTACGCCCTGATGAACCTCAGACTGGCCCTGCAGGAGATGGGGGTGACCCACCGGTGA
- a CDS encoding zf-HC2 domain-containing protein yields the protein MNQPPRHEHDDHAFDADPYATTAGPYVLGALTPSDRADFEHHLRSCADCRRSVEELAGLPGLLARTPREVVDTLTEDDPHAALREGTGVPDTVLPALLRAVRRHRLTRRAALAGGLVAAAGLAALALTGGLRPDAPAPTPQALPTAPSSAPPSTPQTPAAPPGPALSMDPLVPTPITATVALTEVGWGTKVDLVCAYADATTTQTRGYALYVTGTDGSTQQIGTWTAVPGGDAQLSGATSWTPAQIRSVEIKTLEGATVLRRQET from the coding sequence GTGAACCAGCCACCCCGCCACGAGCACGACGACCACGCCTTCGACGCCGACCCGTACGCCACGACCGCCGGCCCCTACGTCCTGGGCGCCCTGACCCCCTCCGACCGCGCCGACTTCGAGCACCACCTGCGCAGCTGCGCCGACTGCCGGCGCAGCGTCGAAGAACTCGCCGGCCTGCCCGGCCTGCTCGCCCGCACCCCCCGCGAAGTCGTCGACACCCTCACCGAGGACGACCCCCACGCCGCCCTGCGCGAGGGCACCGGCGTCCCCGACACCGTCCTGCCCGCCCTCCTGCGCGCCGTCCGCCGCCACCGCCTCACCCGCCGCGCCGCGCTCGCGGGCGGCCTGGTCGCCGCCGCAGGACTCGCGGCCCTCGCCCTCACCGGCGGACTGCGCCCCGACGCACCCGCACCGACCCCCCAGGCGCTGCCGACCGCACCGTCCTCCGCGCCGCCCTCCACGCCGCAGACCCCCGCGGCCCCACCCGGTCCCGCGCTGTCCATGGACCCGCTGGTGCCCACGCCCATCACCGCCACCGTCGCCCTCACCGAGGTCGGCTGGGGCACCAAGGTCGACCTCGTCTGCGCCTACGCCGACGCCACCACCACCCAGACCCGCGGCTACGCCCTCTACGTCACCGGCACCGACGGCTCCACCCAGCAGATCGGCACCTGGACCGCGGTCCCCGGCGGCGACGCCCAGCTCAGCGGCGCCACGTCCTGGACCCCCGCGCAGATCAGGAGCGTGGAGATCAAGACCCTCGAGGGGGCCACCGTGCTGCGGCGCCAGGAGACCTGA
- a CDS encoding lytic murein transglycosylase, giving the protein MSTRARGHRTSAPTTARRTGLALALAATVTASGLLTAAPASADPGRTAAQARADAAAAASAAQAAVVAVARAQEELARSTSAVGVAVGASVRAQVEADRSAAAARRERAAATARVRAIYMDGALGSGAVGARRGLALLTSAVSGGDPAVAERAFSSVRRGDRALVAQREAGAAAAGRQAQEAQSGASAAVASLGDVAVRVGRAEEALGVARARVEALAGEAAQLQAAEDAAAALAAAQAAAAALEVAVSGRAAGVHARGVPADYADLYVRAAATCAGMRPALLAAVGQVESGHGVSTGPSAAGAVGPMQFMPATFAAYGVDGDGDGDVEAGDPADAVFSAAGYLCANGAGGGREAEAAAVFRYNHADWYVQLVQRVADELAAQGFGG; this is encoded by the coding sequence GTGTCGACCCGAGCCCGCGGCCACCGGACCAGCGCCCCCACCACCGCCCGCCGCACCGGTCTCGCGCTCGCGCTCGCCGCGACCGTCACCGCCTCGGGCCTGCTGACCGCCGCGCCCGCGAGCGCCGACCCGGGCCGGACGGCGGCGCAGGCGCGTGCGGACGCGGCGGCGGCGGCGAGCGCGGCGCAGGCGGCGGTGGTGGCGGTGGCGCGGGCGCAGGAGGAGTTGGCGCGGTCGACGTCGGCGGTGGGGGTGGCGGTCGGGGCGAGCGTGCGGGCGCAGGTGGAGGCGGACCGGTCGGCGGCGGCGGCGCGGCGGGAGCGGGCGGCGGCCACGGCGCGGGTGCGGGCGATCTACATGGACGGGGCGCTGGGGTCGGGGGCGGTGGGGGCGCGGCGGGGGTTGGCGCTGTTGACCTCGGCGGTCTCGGGGGGTGACCCGGCGGTGGCCGAGCGGGCGTTCTCGTCCGTGCGGCGCGGGGACCGGGCGCTGGTGGCGCAGCGGGAAGCCGGTGCGGCGGCGGCGGGGCGCCAGGCGCAGGAGGCGCAGTCGGGGGCGAGCGCGGCGGTGGCGTCGTTGGGGGACGTGGCGGTGCGGGTCGGCCGGGCGGAAGAGGCGCTGGGGGTGGCGCGGGCGCGGGTGGAGGCGTTGGCGGGCGAGGCGGCGCAGCTGCAGGCCGCGGAGGACGCGGCGGCGGCGTTGGCCGCGGCGCAGGCGGCGGCTGCGGCGCTGGAGGTGGCGGTGTCGGGGCGGGCGGCGGGGGTCCACGCGCGCGGGGTGCCGGCGGACTACGCCGACCTGTACGTGCGGGCGGCGGCGACGTGCGCGGGGATGCGTCCGGCGTTGCTGGCGGCGGTGGGTCAGGTGGAGAGCGGGCACGGGGTGAGCACCGGGCCGAGTGCGGCGGGGGCGGTGGGGCCGATGCAGTTCATGCCGGCGACGTTCGCGGCGTACGGGGTGGACGGGGACGGTGACGGGGACGTCGAGGCGGGTGACCCGGCGGACGCGGTGTTCAGCGCGGCGGGGTACCTGTGCGCGAACGGGGCGGGCGGGGGCCGGGAGGCGGAGGCGGCGGCGGTGTTCCGGTACAACCACGCGGACTGGTACGTGCAGCTGGTGCAGCGGGTCGCCGACGAGTTGGCGGCGCAGGGGTTCGGGGGCTGA
- a CDS encoding EAL domain-containing protein — MGAARDVAHRGRWHRRLDGVCADPAALRLVLHPVVDVGAGRVAGYEVLSRFASDVPTEEWFRAARALDRDADLDRVVLAGALRLLPDLPPGTFLTVNASPTSLADQRVLDVLTAHDLTGVVLELTEHADCDPRQLLEPLRLLRAHGALVALDDVGTGHSGLLRMAVVRPEILKVDLQLVRDLHRDLVKRSLVQFLGECAGRLDAWIIAEGVETVDELDVLRAMGVPLVQGFLLARPAERFADLDDHARRLLHPTRGPHRPSATTGGHARRARDLARRTKTDRTVGDAVRTAAEQSAPVVVVDAEDVPRVIVLPAQRPGEAPRVEPVEVTVAPETAVTDVAARAVARSAGVRFDPLVCTDAAGRYVGVVGVEDLVLDLAVTPRGRPAVPAGAGEWRRGA; from the coding sequence ATGGGTGCTGCGCGTGACGTGGCGCACCGGGGCAGGTGGCACCGACGACTGGACGGCGTCTGCGCCGACCCGGCCGCGCTGCGCCTGGTCCTGCACCCGGTGGTCGACGTGGGCGCCGGACGCGTCGCCGGGTACGAGGTCCTCAGCCGCTTCGCCTCCGACGTGCCGACCGAGGAGTGGTTCCGCGCGGCCCGCGCCCTGGACCGCGACGCCGACCTCGACCGCGTCGTGCTGGCCGGGGCGTTGCGCCTGCTGCCCGACCTGCCACCGGGCACCTTCCTGACCGTCAACGCCAGCCCCACCTCACTGGCCGACCAGCGCGTGCTGGACGTCCTGACCGCCCACGACCTCACCGGCGTGGTGCTGGAGCTGACCGAGCACGCCGACTGCGACCCCCGCCAGCTCCTGGAACCACTGCGGCTGCTGCGCGCCCACGGCGCGCTCGTCGCCCTCGACGACGTCGGCACCGGGCACTCGGGGCTACTGCGGATGGCGGTCGTGCGCCCAGAGATCCTCAAGGTCGACCTGCAGCTCGTGCGCGACCTGCACCGCGACCTCGTCAAGCGCTCCCTCGTGCAGTTCCTGGGGGAGTGCGCCGGACGGCTCGACGCGTGGATCATCGCCGAGGGCGTCGAGACCGTCGACGAGCTGGACGTCCTGCGCGCCATGGGCGTCCCCCTCGTGCAGGGGTTCCTGCTGGCCCGGCCCGCAGAACGCTTCGCCGATCTCGACGACCACGCCCGCCGGCTGCTGCACCCCACCCGCGGCCCCCACCGCCCGTCCGCCACGACGGGGGGGCACGCGCGGCGGGCGAGGGACCTGGCCCGGCGCACCAAGACCGACCGCACCGTCGGCGACGCCGTCCGCACCGCCGCGGAGCAGAGCGCCCCGGTCGTCGTCGTGGACGCCGAGGACGTCCCCCGCGTCATCGTCCTGCCGGCCCAGCGCCCCGGTGAGGCCCCCCGGGTGGAACCGGTGGAGGTGACCGTGGCCCCGGAGACGGCCGTCACCGACGTGGCGGCCCGCGCCGTCGCCCGCTCGGCCGGGGTCCGCTTCGACCCGCTGGTGTGCACCGACGCCGCCGGCCGCTACGTCGGCGTCGTCGGCGTCGAGGACCTCGTGCTGGACCTTGCGGTGACCCCCCGGGGCCGTCCCGCGGTGCCGGCCGGAGCAGGGGAGTGGAGGAGAGGCGCGTGA
- a CDS encoding DUF1059 domain-containing protein, with the protein MKAFRCGDVVPGCTREFTGTDRQDILEQVAEHARADHDLDPDPTLTQAVEAHLRDR; encoded by the coding sequence GTGAAGGCCTTCCGCTGCGGGGACGTCGTCCCCGGCTGCACCCGCGAGTTCACCGGCACCGACCGGCAGGACATCCTCGAACAGGTCGCCGAGCACGCTCGCGCCGACCACGACCTCGACCCCGACCCGACCCTCACCCAGGCCGTCGAGGCCCACCTGCGGGACCGCTGA
- a CDS encoding PPOX class F420-dependent oxidoreductase: protein MSPRTIATARRVDLPELLDFVRPRHHVVASTFRADGFPQSSPVTAGVDASGRIVVSTYPDRAKANNARRDPRGSVLVLSDDFGGAWVQVDGRWEVLDGEDAVEPLVEYFRCISGEHPDWAEYRQAMREQGKSLMRLTAERWGPIATGGFPARLAG from the coding sequence ATGAGCCCGCGAACCATCGCGACCGCGCGTCGTGTCGACCTGCCCGAACTCCTCGACTTCGTCCGCCCCCGTCACCACGTGGTCGCCTCGACGTTCCGCGCCGACGGTTTCCCGCAGTCCTCCCCCGTCACCGCCGGTGTGGACGCCTCGGGCCGCATCGTGGTCTCGACCTACCCCGACCGGGCCAAGGCGAACAACGCCCGCCGCGACCCTCGCGGTTCGGTGCTGGTGCTGTCCGACGACTTCGGCGGCGCGTGGGTGCAGGTGGACGGGCGGTGGGAGGTCCTGGACGGCGAGGACGCGGTGGAACCCCTCGTGGAGTACTTCCGCTGCATCTCCGGTGAGCACCCCGACTGGGCCGAGTACCGCCAGGCCATGCGCGAGCAGGGCAAGTCGCTGATGCGGCTGACGGCCGAACGCTGGGGCCCGATCGCCACCGGGGGTTTCCCGGCCCGGCTGGCGGGCTGA
- a CDS encoding ABC transporter ATP-binding protein, whose product MSMENVAQTALWKATSAPEGAPGARPFRPTTPRRVLAMARERSRLLALFVLGSVVLAVLAVATPVLAGRAVHAVSTGDRSLVTTLALLIAAVALAEAALGLLVRWLSSTLGEDLILDLRTRVFDHVQRMPVAFFTRTRTGALVSRLNNDVLGAQRAFSDTLSGIVSNVVAVALTAAVMIGISWRITALALVLLPVFLLPARRTGRSLALLARRAAHLNATMINQSTERFSAPGATLVKLFGRPEEESRAFARAARAVRDIGVTTAVRRTVFVTALTLVSALALAVVYGVGGLAAIAGTLDAGSIVTLALLLTRLYAPLTALAGARADVTSALVSFDRVFEVLDLVPLVRERPEAHDLPDGPVALEFDHVGFAYPAAADVSLASLEDVATLDARGGVPVLHDVSFRVEPGQVVAVVGSSGAGKSTLAQLLARLYDVDTGAVRIGGHDVRDATTESLRRTVGVVTQDGHLFHESLRSNLRLARPEATDAELLDALDRARLTDLVAALPEGLDTVVGERGYRFSGGERQRLTIARLLLAHPRIVVLDEATAHLDNASEVAVQAALDEALEGRTAVVIAHRLSTVRGADQILVLEAGRVVERGTHRELLALGGRYAELHRHGGQEEDASAVGLTP is encoded by the coding sequence GTGAGCATGGAGAACGTCGCCCAGACCGCCCTGTGGAAGGCGACCAGCGCACCCGAAGGCGCCCCCGGCGCACGCCCCTTCCGCCCCACCACCCCCCGCCGCGTCCTGGCCATGGCCCGCGAACGATCCCGCCTGCTCGCCCTCTTCGTCCTCGGCAGCGTCGTCCTCGCCGTCCTCGCCGTGGCCACCCCCGTCCTGGCCGGCCGCGCCGTCCACGCCGTCAGCACCGGTGACCGCTCCCTCGTCACCACCCTCGCCCTGCTCATCGCCGCCGTCGCCCTCGCCGAAGCCGCCCTCGGCCTCCTCGTGCGCTGGCTGTCCTCCACCCTCGGCGAGGACCTCATCCTCGACCTGCGCACGCGCGTCTTCGACCACGTCCAGCGCATGCCCGTCGCCTTCTTCACCCGCACCCGCACCGGCGCCCTCGTCAGCCGGCTCAACAACGACGTCCTCGGCGCCCAGCGCGCCTTCAGCGACACCCTCTCCGGCATCGTCAGCAACGTCGTCGCCGTCGCCCTCACCGCCGCCGTCATGATCGGCATCTCCTGGCGCATCACCGCCCTGGCCCTCGTCCTGCTACCGGTGTTCCTGCTGCCCGCCCGCCGCACGGGCCGGTCCCTCGCGCTGCTGGCCCGCCGCGCCGCGCACCTCAACGCCACCATGATCAACCAGAGCACCGAACGCTTCTCCGCCCCCGGCGCCACCCTCGTCAAGCTCTTCGGTCGACCCGAGGAGGAGTCCCGCGCCTTCGCCCGCGCCGCCCGCGCCGTCCGCGACATCGGCGTCACCACCGCGGTGCGCCGCACCGTCTTCGTCACCGCCCTCACCCTCGTCTCCGCGCTGGCGCTCGCCGTCGTCTACGGCGTCGGCGGTCTCGCCGCCATCGCCGGCACCCTCGACGCGGGCAGCATCGTCACCCTGGCCCTCCTGCTCACCCGCCTCTACGCACCCCTCACCGCCCTCGCCGGCGCCCGCGCCGACGTCACCAGCGCACTCGTCAGCTTCGACCGCGTCTTCGAGGTCCTCGACCTTGTGCCCCTCGTGCGCGAACGCCCCGAGGCCCACGACCTGCCCGACGGCCCCGTCGCCCTCGAGTTCGACCACGTCGGCTTCGCCTACCCCGCCGCCGCCGACGTCTCCCTGGCCTCCCTCGAGGACGTCGCGACCCTGGACGCCCGCGGTGGCGTCCCCGTCCTGCACGACGTGTCCTTCCGCGTCGAACCCGGCCAGGTGGTCGCCGTCGTCGGCTCCTCCGGAGCCGGCAAGTCCACCCTCGCCCAGCTCCTGGCCCGCCTGTACGACGTCGACACCGGCGCCGTCCGCATCGGCGGCCACGACGTCCGCGACGCCACCACCGAGTCGCTGCGCCGCACCGTCGGTGTCGTCACCCAGGACGGGCACCTCTTCCACGAGTCCCTGCGCTCCAACCTGCGCCTGGCCCGCCCCGAGGCCACCGACGCCGAACTGCTCGACGCTCTCGACCGCGCTCGCCTCACCGACCTCGTCGCCGCTCTGCCCGAGGGGCTCGACACCGTCGTGGGGGAGCGGGGCTACCGCTTCTCCGGCGGTGAACGCCAGCGGCTCACCATCGCCCGCCTGCTCCTGGCCCACCCCCGCATCGTCGTGCTCGACGAAGCCACCGCCCACCTCGACAACGCCTCCGAGGTCGCCGTCCAGGCCGCCCTCGACGAAGCCCTCGAGGGCCGCACCGCCGTCGTC